The following proteins come from a genomic window of Hydrogenispora ethanolica:
- a CDS encoding DUF3794 domain-containing protein gives MAVLAETTAQVLVSDTVTLPVAAEKISEIVASVRDTQCFVIENKVIFLGTLHKQIFFVDQDGFVRHVGVDIPFSGFADTPGVPAGSSCQLTPAVVFLNFSLVSPTELQENVVIDINIVVTDDDPSGNTVTFSNTLPVQPLRFGAQGTVRVSEAGFHMS, from the coding sequence ATGGCAGTACTGGCGGAAACGACCGCTCAAGTTTTAGTCAGCGATACGGTTACCCTTCCCGTGGCGGCTGAGAAGATCAGTGAGATCGTGGCCAGCGTCCGCGATACCCAGTGTTTTGTGATTGAGAATAAAGTAATTTTCCTGGGTACATTGCATAAACAGATCTTCTTTGTCGATCAGGATGGCTTCGTCCGTCACGTGGGCGTCGATATTCCATTCAGCGGTTTCGCCGATACACCGGGAGTCCCGGCCGGATCCAGCTGCCAACTCACGCCGGCGGTCGTATTCCTCAACTTTAGCCTGGTTTCCCCGACCGAGCTTCAAGAGAACGTGGTCATCGATATAAATATCGTGGTAACCGACGATGATCCGTCCGGCAATACCGTTACGTTTTCGAATACCTTGCCTGTGCAGCCGCTGCGGTTCGGAGCGCAGGGCACGGTCCGGGTGAGCGAAGCGGGTTTCCATATGTCATAA
- a CDS encoding SDR family NAD(P)-dependent oxidoreductase, translated as MSIKGKTVFISGASSGIGEACARAFAANGARLILAARNLEQLQRLAEELQQRYTTETLLRALDVRDRAAVERTVSDLPEAWRRIDILINNAGLALGLEKLYQGAIEDWETMIDTNVKGLLYLTRLIVPLMVENHLDGHVINIGSIAGVQAYPNGAVYCATKAAVKFISDGLRMDVADQPIRVTNIQPGLVETNFSVVRFKGDEERAGGVYQGIKPLKGEDIADIALYCAMAPAHVQICEVTVTATHQASATVVHREKSRG; from the coding sequence ATGTCCATCAAAGGAAAAACCGTATTCATCTCCGGAGCCAGCAGCGGCATTGGCGAGGCTTGCGCCCGGGCGTTCGCGGCCAACGGCGCCCGCCTGATCCTCGCCGCCCGCAATCTTGAGCAATTGCAGCGGTTGGCCGAGGAATTGCAGCAGCGTTACACGACCGAGACCTTGCTCCGCGCTTTGGATGTGCGGGACCGGGCCGCGGTGGAGCGGACTGTGAGCGATCTGCCCGAAGCATGGCGACGGATCGACATCCTGATCAACAATGCCGGCCTGGCACTGGGGTTGGAAAAGCTCTATCAAGGCGCGATCGAGGATTGGGAGACGATGATCGATACCAATGTCAAAGGCCTGCTCTATCTGACCCGGTTGATCGTGCCGCTGATGGTCGAGAACCATCTGGACGGCCACGTTATCAATATCGGTTCCATCGCCGGAGTTCAGGCCTATCCCAACGGCGCGGTCTATTGCGCCACCAAGGCGGCGGTGAAATTCATCAGCGACGGCTTGCGGATGGACGTGGCCGACCAGCCGATCCGGGTCACCAACATCCAGCCCGGACTGGTGGAGACCAACTTCAGCGTGGTTCGGTTCAAAGGGGACGAGGAGCGGGCCGGCGGCGTCTATCAGGGGATTAAGCCGTTGAAAGGCGAGGATATCGCGGATATCGCCCTCTATTGCGCGATGGCGCCGGCTCACGTCCAGATCTGCGAAGTGACGGTGACCGCGACCCATCAGGCCAGCGCGACGGTAGTCCATCGCGAGAAGTCCCGCGGTTAA